One Bacillus sp. (in: firmicutes) genomic region harbors:
- a CDS encoding YtxH domain-containing protein, producing the protein MGAGWAATAITASAIGSVVPGVGTAVGAAVGLTIGLLLETKRGRRLKSAVERGVKKLYDDALSLSRKLGSNLKSKISGMFG; encoded by the coding sequence GTGGGTGCAGGTTGGGCCGCTACAGCCATTACTGCTTCAGCAATAGGATCGGTAGTACCTGGGGTTGGTACGGCTGTTGGCGCTGCTGTTGGACTCACAATAGGTTTATTGTTAGAAACCAAACGAGGAAGAAGACTAAAAAGTGCCGTTGAAAGAGGAGTAAAGAAATTGTATGATGATGCATTAAGTCTAAGCAGAAAGTTAGGTTCTAATTTGAAATCAAAAATATCAGGGATGTTTGGATAA